In a single window of the Archocentrus centrarchus isolate MPI-CPG fArcCen1 unplaced genomic scaffold, fArcCen1 scaffold_42_ctg1, whole genome shotgun sequence genome:
- the LOC115777039 gene encoding caspase-3-like, with product MIRQVRKFHIWYSEAWLRLYSRAQSQELRHKQATHQQTRPMAGEVERNRAVVVSVSRFYPGGDLRDRPGAKRDAKRLHRTLSKLGFKVELHSDLSSEEIYKLFVEESRRPVKDCFLAVLSSHGEEDRVFGADGKPVRLSRIFGYFDTECMEKKAKLFLVQACRGGALDDGVEVDSAGDPTEFSFSQHLSVPVDAAVMYATPPGYGAIMGYGGSVFLQTFCTLLEDGGHRNLELTRLMTRVSHRVAYTFQAKGQELHGKKEMPCFLTRLTREVFPFAEPEKDGKAAGISATSLGGTEKLRTRKPSIS from the exons ATGATAAGACAGGTGAGGAAATTCCACATATGGTATAGTGAGGCGTGGTTACGCCTTTATAGCCGTGCTCAGAGCCAGGAGCTCAGGCACAAACAGGCCACGCACCAACAGACACGACCGATGGCTGGAGAGGTGGAGCGTAACCGGGCGGTGGTGGTGTCCGTGTCCAGGTTTTATCCCGGGGGGGATCTGCGGGACAGACCCGGAGCCAAGAGGGACGCCAAGAGGCTCCACCGGACCCTCAGCAAGCTGGGCTTCAAGGTGGAGCTGCACAGCGACCTGAGCAGCGAGGAGATATACAAGCTGTTTGTGGAAG agaGCAGGCGGCCCGTCAAGGACTGTTTCCTGGCCGTCCTGTCCTCTCACGGGGAGGAGGACCGTGTGTTCGGAGCTGATGGGAAACCCGTCCGACTGTCTCGGATCTTCGGATATTTTGACACTGAGTGCATGGAGAAAAAGGCCAAACTGTTCCTCGTACAG GCATGCCGGGGAGGGGCTCTGGATGATGGGGTGGAGGTGGACTCAGCTGGTGATCCCACAGAGTTCAGCTTCTCACAGCATCTCTCTGTTCCTGTAGatgctgctgtgatgtatgCCACCCCACCAG GTTACGGAGCTATCATGGGCTACGGAGGATCCGTCTTCCTGCAGACTTTCTGCACTTTATTGGAGGATGGAGGCCATCGGAACCTGGAGCTGACTCGCCTGATGACCCGTGTCTCCCACAGAGTGGCTTACACCTTCCAGGCCAAAGGTCAGGAGCTGCACGGGAAGAAAGAGATGCCGTGCTTCCTGACACGACTGACCAGAGAGGTGTTCCCGTTTGCAGAGCCGGAGAAAGACGGGAAGGCCGCAGGAATCTCGGCCACGTCACTGGGCGGCACTGAGAAACTCCGAACACGGAAGCCTTCCATCAGTTAG